Proteins found in one Triticum urartu cultivar G1812 chromosome 4, Tu2.1, whole genome shotgun sequence genomic segment:
- the LOC125552282 gene encoding chloride conductance regulatory protein ICln, with translation MAPGLKRFTDVAVDGTPRLDDAAGEELVCVERAASVALGNRAPEPPGTLFITTRRVIWLSGAEKGKGYAVGFLDITLHAVSRDPEAYPSPCLYTQIEAEADSDEEDGDFDSEAGGDSQLPKISEMRIILADAAQLDSLFNAFCHCAELNPDPTAEENEDSDLFHGGDMTNGGWIHGDEDEHMVDGIDPEFFIPIPIGQNGGDDLSSSVLELQINDQRFEDADEEEARENGH, from the exons ATGGCGCCAGGGCTCAAACGCTTCACCGACGTCGCGGTAGACGGCACGCCCCGCCTCGACGACGCCGCCGGCGAGGAGCTCGTGTGCGTGGAGCGCGCCGCCTCGGTCGCCCTCGGCAACCGCGCGCCGGAGCCCCCgggaaccctcttcatcaccacCAG GAGGGTGATTTGGCTCAGCGGGGCGGAGAAGGGCAAAGGATACGCGGTGGGCTTCCTGGACATCACGCTCCACGCAGTGTCGCGCGACCCGGAGGCGTACCCCTCGCCGTGCCTCTACACTCAG ATTGAAGCCGAAGCTGACTCTGATGAAGAGGATGGTGATTTTGACTCTGAAGCAGGTGGTGACTCACAGCTACCAAAAATCTCTGAGATGCGTATTATATTGGCAGATGCTGCCCAAC TAGATTCACTTTTTAATGCCTTCTGCCATTGTGCTGAACTGAACCCTGATCCTACTGCTG AAGAAAATGAAGACAGTGACTTGTTCCATGGTGGGGATATGACCAATGGTGGTTGGATTCATGGCGATGAAGATGAACACATGGTTGATG GAATCGACCCTGAGTTTTTTATTCCCATCCCGATAGGTCAAAATGGTGGAGATGACCTCAGTTCTTCAGTACTTGAG CTTCAAATCAATGACCAGCGTTTCGAGGATGCGGATGAAGAGGAGGCCCGTGAAAATGGGCATTAG